One Eremothecium cymbalariae DBVPG#7215 chromosome 2, complete sequence DNA window includes the following coding sequences:
- the TYW1 gene encoding putative tRNA 4-demethylwyosine synthase (similar to Ashbya gossypii AFL099W), whose translation MAKYGELDSSISNILVLLGVIFTYLLDGGRVSIAITAVILYIIVQLESGDGQEASVIAVEKDSQKVKSSVCNSSGSGGCCSTKTGAKTGAKKKGCCGGKCKSKSVDAVREIAVTSVTGQVSSGSYPIAIDFTNAFNTKKVKSKTVSKKVRKLISSEVKTRSRDDLVKQALTISNEKLMASQVFVFYSSLQGTAKRSAERVTEILSKTYSLKLEPILKNLDELEDFEQYFVDVPCENALYVLVIPSYDTDSPLDYFLDCLEEYFNDFRIDKYPLRKLVGYAILGIGDSESWPEKFCYQARIADLKIAKLGGRRVFPVGEICMKFGGDSEVDSWARLFADTLQDDEPILYEYDESVEDEPDESLEQSTGEPLVDLEDIGNSSVAYDSNTAIKQMVAVDSPTYKNLTKQGYSIVGSHSGVKICRWTKNDLRGRGSCYKHSLFNIVSSRCMELTPSLACSSKCVFCWRHGTNPVSKNWRWELDEPEFILENALKAHYSKIKQMRGVPGVIAERFSKAFEVAHCALSLVGEPIMYPHINRFIELLHEKHISSFLVCNAQHPEQLEILGKVTQLYVSIDAPTKQELKKIDRPLYKDFWERMLVCLDLLKTTQSHQRTVFRLTLVKGFNMADVSSYADLVKRGLPCFIEVKGATFCGSSDANGNPLTMQNIPFYEECIKFVKQLSSELQRRGLGYEIAAEHAHSNTILISSTKFKKNGDWHTYIDFEKFFELLNSGASFSHVDYMAKTPEWALFGNGGFAPGNVRFYRKKKNQEPPIAEISSSTGTTALTP comes from the coding sequence ATGGCTAAGTATGGAGAACTAGATTCTTCTATCTCTAATATATTGGTGTTACTTGGGGTGATTTTTACATATCTCTTGGATGGAGGAAGAGTTAGTATTGCAATTACAGCAGTTATTTTATACATTATAGTTCAGCTAGAAAGTGGTGATGGGCAAGAAGCTTCAGTAATTGCTGTTGAGAAAGATTCTCAGAAGGTGAAGTCTTCAGTTTGTAACAGTAGTGGGTCTGGTGGATGCTGTTCAACTAAAACTGGCGCTAAAACTGGCGCTAAAAAGAAAGGATGTTGCGGTGGGAAATGCAAGTCTAAGAGTGTGGATGCTGTTCGTGAAATTGCAGTTACCTCTGTTACTGGCCAAGTTTCTTCTGGAAGCTATCCTATTGCCATAGACTTTACCAATGCCTTTAATACGAAAAAAGTCAAATCTAAAACCGTTTCAAAAAAGGTTCGCAAGTTAATATCGAGCGAGGTTAAAACTAGGTCGCGCGATGACTTAGTAAAACAAGCTTTGACGATTTCTAACGAGAAATTGATGGCATCTCAAGTTTTTGTGTTCTACAGTTCTTTACAGGGTACCGCAAAACGTTCAGCGGAGCGAGTAACGGAAATCTTGTCTAAAACTTATTCTCTAAAATTGGAACCAATACTGAAAAATCTCGATGAATTAGAAGATTTTGAGCAGTACTTTGTTGATGTTCCATGCGAAAATGCTCTATATGTGCTTGTTATTCCGTCTTATGATACAGATTCGCCATTGGATTATTTCCTTGACTGTTTGGAGGAgtattttaatgattttagAATAGACAAGTATCCATTGAGGAAGCTCGTTGGTTATGCTATATTAGGCATTGGTGATTCCGAGTCATGGCctgaaaagttttgttATCAGGCAAGAATTGCCGATTTAAAAATTGCGAAGCTGGGAGGGAGAAGAGTGTTTCCAGTGGGTGAAATTTGCATGAAATTCGGTGGGGATTCCGAGGTAGATAGTTGGGCTCGTCTATTTGCGGACACTTTACAGGATGATGAGCCTATTTTATATGAGTACGATGAATCAGTGGAAGACGAACCGGATGAATCACTAGAGCAGAGTACTGGCGAACCATTAGTTGACCTAGAAGATATTGGTAACTCCTCAGTGGCATACGACTCCAACACTGCCATAAAGCAAATGGTTGCGGTGGATAGTCCAACTTACAAAAATCTCACAAAGCAGGGCTATTCGATAGTTGGTTCTCATTCCGGTGTTAAAATTTGTAGATGGACTAAAAATGACTTGCGTGGAAGAGGCTCTTGCTATAAGCACTCATTGTTCAACATTGTATCAAGCAGATGCATGGAATTAACACCTTCTCTAGCCTGTTCATCTAAATGTGTGTTTTGTTGGAGACATGGTACTAACCCTGTTTCTAAAAACTGGAGATGGGAGCTTGATGAACCAGAGTTTATACTAGAAAATGCTTTAAAAGCTCATTATTCTAAAATTAAGCAGATGAGAGGTGTACCAGGAGTCATCGCGGAAAGGTTTTCCAAAGCTTTTGAGGTTGCCCATTGTGCATTATCCTTAGTTGGTGAACCAATTATGTACCCCCATATCAACAGGTTTATCGAATTATTACACGAGAAGCATATCTCGAGTTTCTTGGTTTGTAATGCTCAGCACCCTGAGCAGCTCGAAATTTTAGGTAAGGTTACGCAACTATACGTTTCCATCGACGCACCAACCAAACaagagttgaagaaaatcgATAGACCACTGTACAAGGATTTTTGGGAAAGAATGCTAGTGTGTTTAGATCTCTTGAAAACTACACAATCTCATCAGAGAACTGTTTTCAGATTAACGTTAGTTAAGGGCTTCAATATGGCAGATGTTAGTTCATATGCCGACTTGGTTAAAAGGGGTTTGCCATGCTTCATTGAAGTTAAGGGCGCTACCTTTTGCGGATCATCGGACGCAAATGGTAACCCATTGACCATGCAGAATATACCGTTCTATGAAGAATGCATCAAATTTGTAAAACAGTTATCTTCAGAATTACAAAGGCGAGGTTTGGGTTATGAGATCGCTGCAGAACACGCACATTCAAATACCATATTAATATCGAGCACTAAGTTTAAGAAAAACGGCGATTGGcatacatatatagattttgaaaaattctttGAGCTATTGAACTCGGGTGCATCATTTTCTCATGTAGACTACATGGCGAAGACACCCGAATGGGCGTTATTTGGCAATGGCGGTTTCGCACCTGGCAATGTGAGATTCTAcaggaaaaagaagaaccaAGAACCACCAATAGCGGAAATTTCGTCTTCTACTGGCACCACTGCTTTGACCCCATGA
- the ALG2 gene encoding GDP-Man:Man(1)GlcNAc(2)-PP-dolichol alpha-1,3-mannosyltransferase (similar to Ashbya gossypii AFL098W) yields MDSDHEKALNIAFIHPDLGIGGAERLVVDAAIGLQECGHKVTIYTSHCDKTHCFEEVKNEDLKVVVLGEFLPTNFMGKFFILFANLKQFILVLNLVMTGAVNKYDLFIVDQLPTCVPFLHFFGRYARTLFYCHFPDQLLAQKVVLLKRLYRIPFDLLEQFTMAASDLVVVNSNFTKSIFFKTFRYLRMNPNVVYPCVELASSPICDNDIALYDQIIGPGDRYYLSLNRFERKKDVMLAIEAYSMSNQSKNKNSKLLICGGYDERVHENVEYLKELQKACEDLNLSHATIFYKYFSSDSGGYQVPKGLKFKRVIFMTSISSSLKELLLQRTEMLLYTPSFEHFGIVPLEAMKNGIPVLAVNNGGPVETVVSLEPGVNDKMATGWLRPQDARQWADVLDESVVYTSENTDVFSNNGPERIREHFSRDAMTESFLLNIENMFMKERRIQYWAVITTMGFNTALHLLVHSFGSSYSFLYILIASTFLLRSNFALGLYWILAFFLQGFL; encoded by the coding sequence ATGGATTCTGATCATGAGAAGGCTCTAAATATTGCATTTATACATCCGGATTTAGGAATTGGAGGCGCTGAAAGGTTAGTGGTGGATGCTGCTATTGGATTGCAGGAATGTGGGCATAAGGTTACCATTTATACAAGCCATTGTGATAAAACGCAttgctttgaagaagttaaaaacGAAGATCTAAAAGTTGTGGTATTAGGGGAATTCCTTCCAACCAATTTCATGGGgaaattttttatcttATTCGCTAATTTGAAGCAATTTATACTTGTACTTAATTTGGTGATGACTGGAGCTGTGAATAAATATGACCTGTTTATTGTTGATCAGCTACCTACATGCGTGCCATTTTTACATTTTTTCGGTCGTTATGCTCGAACGCTTTTTTACTGTCATTTTCCAGATCAACTACTTGCCCAGAAAGTAGTTTTATTGAAGCGTTTGTACCGAATTCCATTTGACCTGCTAGAGCAATTTACTATGGCTGCAAGTGATTTAGTTGTTGTAAATTCTAACTTTACTAAATCGATATTTTTTAAGACGTTTAGATATTTAAGGATGAACCCAAACGTTGTATATCCTTGTGTGGAATTAGCTTCTTCCCCAATTTGTGATAATGATATTGCGTTATATGACCAAATAATAGGACCTGGTGATAGATATTACTTAAGTTTAAATCGTTTTGAGAGAAAAAAGGATGTTATGCTGGCGATTGAGGCTTATAGCATGTCAAATCaaagtaaaaataaaaattctaaGCTATTAATATGCGGTGGTTATGATGAAAGGGTGCATGAAAATGTAGAATACCTAAAGGAGCTACAAAAGGCTTGTGAGGATCTTAATTTATCGCATGCAACAATCTTCTATAAGTACTTCTCCAGTGATTCCGGGGGCTACCAGGTTCCTAAAGGTTTGAAGTTTAAGAGGGTTATCTTCATGACTTCGATTTCCTCTTCCTTAAAAGAATTGCTACTGCAAAGAACTGAAATGCTGCTATATACCCCTTCATTCGAGCACTTTGGGATAGTTCCTTTGGAGGCCATGAAAAATGGCATACCAGTTCTGGCAGTCAATAACGGTGGCCCTGTTGAGACTGTGGTTAGTTTAGAGCCTGGGGTTAACGATAAAATGGCTACTGGGTGGCTAAGACCTCAAGATGCAAGGCAGTGGGCAGATGTTCTTGATGAATCTGTAGTCTATACTTCAGAAAATACAGATGTATTCAGTAATAATGGCCCAGAAAGAATTCGGGAACATTTTTCAAGAGATGCTATGACTGAGTCTTTCCTATTGAATATCGAGAATATGTTTATGAAAGAAAGGAGAATCCAGTACTGGGCTGTTATCACTACTATGGGTTTTAATACTGCTTTGCATTTACTTGTTCATTCTTTTGGTTCCTCGTATTCCTTCTTATATATTCTTATTGCGTCTACATTCCTACTTCGCAGCAATTTCGCATTGGGACTATATTGGATATTGGCCTTCTTCTTACAGGGATTCCTTTAA